From the genome of Variovorax sp. RA8, one region includes:
- a CDS encoding EscU/YscU/HrcU family type III secretion system export apparatus switch protein, translated as MTNAEDERPSAVALSYLDKNRAPIVVAKGYGVVAESIMREARENGLYVHASPELIRLLMQVDLDRQIPPELYVAVAEVMAWIHGLEQAEVHTASR; from the coding sequence ATGACGAATGCCGAAGACGAGCGTCCGAGCGCTGTAGCCCTGTCCTACCTGGACAAGAACCGGGCGCCGATCGTGGTCGCCAAGGGTTACGGGGTGGTGGCCGAATCGATCATGCGCGAGGCCCGCGAGAACGGGCTTTATGTCCACGCCTCGCCCGAACTGATCCGCCTGCTGATGCAGGTCGACCTGGACCGGCAGATTCCCCCGGAGCTCTATGTCGCCGTGGCCGAAGTCATGGCCTGGATCCATGGCCTGGAGCAGGCCGAGGTGCACACCGCATCGCGCTGA
- the flhD gene encoding flagellar transcriptional regulator FlhD, giving the protein METDKVMNGAGGDISKEIGDINLAYMLLAQKLVKQDRAAAMFKLGVSRELADMLAGMSLAQILKLAASNFLLCSFRIDDHPSMSAVVGDEKDTTLQQAHMSILMAARRLQVRDVGVAA; this is encoded by the coding sequence GTGGAAACGGACAAGGTGATGAACGGGGCAGGCGGAGACATTTCGAAAGAAATTGGGGACATCAATCTCGCCTACATGCTCCTGGCCCAAAAACTCGTGAAACAGGACCGTGCAGCCGCGATGTTCAAGCTCGGCGTGAGCCGCGAACTCGCCGACATGCTGGCCGGCATGTCGCTGGCGCAGATCCTCAAGCTGGCCGCCTCCAACTTTCTGCTGTGCAGCTTCCGCATCGACGACCATCCGTCGATGTCGGCCGTCGTCGGCGACGAGAAGGACACGACGCTGCAACAGGCACACATGTCGATCCTGATGGCGGCGCGGCGCCTGCAGGTGCGCGACGTCGGCGTTGCGGCGTGA
- the flhC gene encoding flagellar transcriptional regulator FlhC, whose amino-acid sequence MTRKSVLREVREVQLAIELIELGARLQFLEAEVDLSRERLIRLYKELKGVSPPKGLLPFSTDWYMTWLANIHSSMFYNMYQFMLTHADESGLQALIKSYRLYVEQIELQGGEIVLDFTRAYTMVRFFDSDMLQLSACCRCGGKFVAHAHDSKNGYVCVLCRPPSRAGKARGAKRAEADISSRSGLQKPASPADRPEAAPAGRALQAALP is encoded by the coding sequence ATGACCCGGAAAAGCGTGCTGCGCGAGGTGCGCGAGGTGCAACTCGCGATCGAGCTGATCGAGCTCGGCGCCCGCCTGCAATTCCTGGAGGCCGAAGTCGATCTGAGCCGGGAACGCCTGATCCGCCTCTACAAGGAACTCAAGGGCGTCTCGCCGCCCAAGGGATTGCTGCCTTTTTCGACGGATTGGTACATGACATGGCTGGCCAATATCCATTCGTCGATGTTTTACAACATGTATCAATTCATGTTGACACATGCCGATGAGAGCGGTCTGCAAGCGCTCATCAAGAGTTATCGGCTTTATGTGGAGCAGATTGAATTGCAAGGCGGCGAAATCGTGCTGGATTTCACGCGCGCCTACACCATGGTGCGCTTTTTCGACAGCGACATGCTGCAACTGAGCGCCTGCTGCCGGTGCGGCGGCAAGTTCGTGGCGCACGCCCACGACAGCAAGAACGGCTACGTGTGCGTGCTGTGCCGCCCGCCCTCCCGCGCGGGCAAGGCGCGGGGCGCCAAGCGTGCGGAGGCGGACATTTCAAGCCGATCGGGACTTCAGAAACCGGCTTCCCCTGCCGATAGACCGGAAGCAGCGCCTGCGGGGAGGGCACTGCAGGCGGCCCTGCCCTGA
- the motA gene encoding flagellar motor stator protein MotA: MLVLVGYLVVVGAVFGGYALMGGHFGVLFQPVELLMIGGAALGAFIAGNNGKTIKATIKELPLLLRSSKHNRQLYMDLLALLYELLAKARKEGMMKLEADVEAPASSEIFGRYPDILGDSNMMEFLCDYLRLVISGNTDAFEIEALMDHEIETIKHEAEVPSHSLSRIADALPALGIVAAVMGVVHALGSADLPPSEMGALIAHAMVGTFLGVLLAYGFVSPLASLIEQKVAEGMKMYQCAKVTLLASLNGYAPQLAVEFGRKVLFSTERPTFTELDSHVREVKAR, translated from the coding sequence GTGCTGGTTCTGGTCGGGTATCTGGTAGTGGTGGGGGCCGTGTTCGGCGGCTATGCCTTGATGGGCGGCCACTTCGGCGTCCTGTTCCAGCCGGTGGAGCTTCTGATGATCGGCGGTGCCGCCCTGGGCGCCTTCATCGCGGGCAACAACGGCAAGACCATCAAGGCCACCATCAAGGAGCTGCCGCTGCTCCTGCGTTCCTCCAAGCACAACCGGCAGCTGTACATGGACCTGCTGGCGTTGCTCTACGAGCTGCTGGCCAAGGCGCGCAAGGAAGGGATGATGAAGCTCGAGGCCGATGTCGAGGCGCCCGCCTCGAGCGAGATCTTCGGACGCTACCCCGACATCCTGGGCGACTCCAACATGATGGAGTTCCTCTGCGACTACCTGCGCCTGGTGATCAGCGGCAACACCGACGCCTTCGAGATCGAGGCGCTGATGGACCACGAGATCGAGACCATCAAGCACGAGGCCGAGGTGCCCAGCCACAGCCTTTCGCGCATCGCCGACGCGTTGCCCGCGCTGGGCATCGTGGCCGCGGTGATGGGCGTGGTCCATGCGCTGGGCTCGGCCGACCTGCCGCCTTCGGAAATGGGTGCGCTGATCGCCCACGCCATGGTCGGCACCTTCCTCGGCGTGCTGCTGGCGTACGGCTTCGTGTCGCCGCTGGCCTCGCTGATCGAGCAGAAGGTGGCCGAGGGCATGAAGATGTACCAGTGCGCCAAGGTCACGCTGCTGGCCAGCCTCAATGGCTACGCGCCGCAGCTGGCGGTGGAGTTCGGCCGCAAGGTGCTGTTCTCGACCGAGCGGCCGACCTTTACCGAGCTCGACAGCCATGTGCGCGAAGTCAAAGCCCGCTGA
- the motB gene encoding flagellar motor protein MotB, whose amino-acid sequence MSADKGRIVVKRVAAEGGGGHHGGGWKIAYADFMTAMMAFFLVMWLLSNASPNQREGIAEHFRMPLKVAINGGEKSGTSSSVIPGGGMDPTTHVDGEVRLAQADMEDTADADRLASMKKRLDDLIENSPIFKQFRSQILIDITTEGLRLQIVDNENRPMFDLASARLLPHVRGILREIGPVLMELPNKITLSGHTDAIVYTNGDRSYGNWELSADRANASRRELVMGGMAEDKVMRVVGLADSMHLDKAEPRNPINRRISIIVLNHRTQQQIERENGGDGAGGATRAGRLQRPAPLPVDNVKVTAYKPPPQQN is encoded by the coding sequence ATGAGCGCAGACAAGGGCCGCATCGTCGTCAAGCGCGTCGCGGCTGAGGGCGGCGGCGGGCACCATGGCGGCGGCTGGAAGATCGCCTATGCCGACTTCATGACGGCGATGATGGCCTTCTTCCTCGTGATGTGGCTGCTGTCCAATGCGAGTCCCAACCAGCGCGAGGGCATCGCCGAGCATTTCCGCATGCCGCTGAAGGTGGCGATCAACGGCGGCGAGAAGAGCGGCACCAGCAGCAGCGTCATTCCCGGTGGCGGCATGGATCCGACCACCCACGTCGACGGCGAGGTCCGCCTGGCCCAGGCCGACATGGAAGACACGGCCGACGCGGACCGCCTTGCCAGCATGAAAAAGCGGCTGGACGACCTGATCGAGAACAGCCCGATCTTCAAGCAGTTCCGCTCGCAGATCCTGATCGACATCACGACCGAGGGCTTGCGGCTGCAAATCGTGGACAACGAGAACCGCCCGATGTTCGACCTGGCCAGCGCCCGGCTGCTGCCGCACGTGCGCGGCATCCTGCGGGAGATCGGACCGGTGTTGATGGAGCTCCCCAACAAGATCACGCTGTCGGGTCACACCGACGCCATCGTCTACACCAACGGCGACCGCTCCTATGGCAACTGGGAACTGTCGGCCGACCGCGCCAACGCCTCGCGCCGCGAGCTGGTGATGGGCGGCATGGCCGAGGACAAGGTGATGCGCGTGGTCGGCCTGGCCGACAGCATGCACCTGGACAAGGCCGAGCCGCGCAACCCGATCAACCGCCGCATCAGCATCATCGTGCTCAACCACCGCACGCAGCAGCAGATCGAGCGCGAGAACGGCGGCGACGGCGCCGGCGGCGCCACGCGTGCCGGGCGCCTGCAACGGCCTGCGCCCTTGCCCGTCGACAACGTCAAGGTGACGGCGTACAAGCCGCCGCCGCAGCAGAACTAA
- the cheA gene encoding chemotaxis protein CheA translates to MDLSQFTQAFFVEAVELLAEMEQLLLELDVAAPDAEQLNAIFRAAHSIKGGAATFGFTALTDTTHLLETLLDRARHGQLSLSAPMIDAFLETKDALQEQLTAYQAGKEPEPERVAQICAVLQQLALENGAAEPPLMAAPAPAPVAAAPAEPVPQGALRIRFSRLSDSECDLLADELGNLGKVLSRTRSGGQLTALLETTCSPDDIIAVCCFVIDESQIDITREAAAPEAAVAAVSEAPAAAPKAAPVAGAPAAPAAAMANAKESSSIRVDVEKVDQLINLVGELVITQSMLTQAATMLDPVAYERFLSGLGHLERNARDLQESVMSIRMMPMDYVFSRFPRVIRDVSAKLGKQVRLDTYGKETELDKGLIERIVDPLTHLVRNSLDHGIETPEQRLAKGKDATGQLLLSAQHHGGNIVIEVSDDGAGLNRGKILAKAQQQGIAVSDGMPDDEVWQLIFAPGFSTAEQVTDISGRGVGMDVVKRNIQEMGGHVEISSREGRGTTTRIVLPLTLAILNGMSVKVGEEAYILPLSYVIESLQPLAEHLHSITADGHVIKVRGEYLPLIELHRVFDVAGAQTHPTQGILVIVQADDTRFALLVDELLGQHQVVVKNLETNYRKVPGISAATILGDGSVAFIIDVGAMPRIQRAQAASAAALAGASRMDAIAA, encoded by the coding sequence ATGGACCTCAGTCAATTCACACAAGCATTCTTCGTCGAGGCGGTCGAGCTGCTGGCGGAGATGGAACAGCTGCTGCTCGAACTCGACGTCGCGGCGCCCGATGCCGAGCAGCTGAACGCCATCTTCCGCGCCGCGCACTCGATCAAGGGCGGCGCGGCCACCTTCGGCTTCACCGCCCTGACCGACACCACGCACCTGCTGGAAACACTCCTGGACCGGGCGCGCCATGGCCAATTGAGCCTGAGCGCTCCGATGATCGATGCCTTTTTGGAAACGAAGGACGCCTTGCAAGAACAACTGACGGCCTACCAGGCGGGCAAAGAACCGGAGCCTGAGAGGGTGGCGCAGATCTGTGCCGTGCTGCAACAACTGGCGCTGGAGAACGGCGCCGCCGAGCCTCCGCTCATGGCGGCGCCCGCCCCGGCCCCGGTGGCCGCCGCGCCCGCCGAACCCGTGCCGCAAGGCGCGCTGCGCATCCGCTTCTCGCGGCTGTCCGACAGCGAATGCGACCTGCTCGCGGACGAGCTCGGCAACCTGGGCAAGGTGCTGTCGCGCACGCGCAGCGGCGGCCAATTGACGGCGCTGCTCGAGACCACCTGCAGCCCCGATGACATCATCGCCGTGTGCTGCTTCGTCATCGACGAATCGCAGATCGACATCACGCGCGAGGCGGCGGCGCCCGAAGCGGCCGTGGCCGCCGTCTCAGAGGCCCCGGCCGCCGCGCCGAAGGCAGCGCCGGTTGCCGGCGCGCCGGCTGCGCCGGCCGCTGCAATGGCAAATGCCAAGGAGTCCAGCTCGATCCGCGTCGACGTGGAGAAGGTCGACCAGCTCATCAACCTGGTGGGCGAGCTGGTGATCACCCAATCGATGCTGACCCAGGCCGCGACCATGCTCGACCCCGTGGCCTACGAGCGCTTCCTCAGCGGCCTCGGCCACCTGGAGCGCAATGCGCGCGATCTGCAGGAGTCGGTGATGTCCATCCGCATGATGCCGATGGACTACGTCTTCAGCCGTTTCCCGCGCGTGATCCGCGACGTCAGCGCCAAGCTGGGCAAGCAGGTCCGGCTCGACACCTACGGCAAGGAAACCGAGCTCGACAAGGGCCTGATCGAACGCATCGTCGACCCGCTCACGCACCTGGTGCGCAACAGCCTGGACCACGGCATCGAGACGCCGGAGCAGCGCCTGGCCAAGGGCAAGGACGCCACCGGCCAGCTGCTGCTGTCGGCCCAGCACCACGGCGGCAACATCGTGATCGAGGTCAGCGACGACGGCGCCGGCCTCAACCGCGGCAAGATCCTGGCCAAGGCGCAGCAGCAGGGCATCGCGGTCAGCGACGGCATGCCCGACGACGAGGTGTGGCAGCTGATCTTCGCGCCCGGCTTCTCCACTGCCGAGCAGGTCACCGACATCTCGGGCCGCGGCGTCGGCATGGACGTGGTCAAGCGCAACATCCAGGAGATGGGCGGTCACGTGGAGATCAGCTCTCGCGAAGGCCGCGGCACCACCACCCGCATCGTGCTGCCGCTGACGCTCGCCATCCTCAACGGCATGTCGGTCAAGGTCGGCGAAGAGGCCTACATCCTGCCGCTGAGCTACGTCATCGAGTCGCTGCAGCCGCTGGCGGAGCACCTGCATTCGATCACCGCCGACGGCCACGTGATCAAGGTGCGCGGCGAATACCTGCCGCTCATCGAGCTGCACCGCGTGTTCGACGTGGCCGGCGCGCAGACCCATCCGACGCAGGGCATCCTGGTGATCGTGCAGGCCGACGACACGCGCTTCGCGCTGCTGGTCGACGAGCTGCTCGGCCAGCACCAGGTGGTGGTCAAGAACCTCGAAACCAACTACCGCAAGGTGCCCGGCATCTCGGCCGCGACCATCCTGGGCGATGGCAGCGTGGCCTTCATCATCGACGTCGGCGCCATGCCGCGAATCCAGCGGGCCCAGGCGGCCAGTGCCGCCGCATTGGCGGGCGCCTCGAGGATGGATGCCATCGCGGCCTGA